A portion of the Bifidobacterium sp. ESL0800 genome contains these proteins:
- a CDS encoding metal ABC transporter permease, which produces MSHIQFGFNREWLETLSMPFMHNAFIAGLCIALAAGVMGYFTIARHSTFAAHALAHIGLPGATGAVLLGLPVSLGLGVFALGGALTIGALGKKASQREIATGTVLAFATGLGLFFSRMSSSAAQQMQAILFGSILTITGDQVLGFAMFDVLLLAVMAVVYRPLLFSSLDEQVAQAKGVPIGVMNVLFMAIMAGVITIAVPAVGTLLIFALVVTPAATANILTSTPLRSMVLSSLLCLISIWGGLVVSAMMPTPPSFVIVTISTLFWLLAKGVEALRRR; this is translated from the coding sequence ATGAGCCACATTCAATTCGGATTCAATCGTGAATGGCTGGAAACGCTTTCGATGCCGTTCATGCACAACGCCTTCATCGCAGGCCTGTGCATCGCGCTGGCCGCAGGCGTGATGGGCTATTTCACCATCGCCCGTCACTCGACCTTCGCCGCGCATGCCTTGGCGCATATCGGGCTGCCCGGAGCCACGGGGGCCGTCTTGCTCGGTCTGCCGGTCTCGCTTGGCCTCGGCGTCTTCGCACTTGGCGGGGCGCTGACCATCGGGGCGCTGGGCAAGAAGGCCTCGCAGCGCGAGATCGCGACCGGCACCGTGCTCGCTTTCGCCACCGGTCTGGGCCTGTTCTTTTCCCGTATGTCGAGTTCGGCCGCGCAGCAGATGCAGGCGATATTGTTCGGTTCGATCCTGACCATCACGGGCGATCAGGTCTTGGGCTTCGCGATGTTCGACGTGCTGCTGCTCGCGGTGATGGCCGTGGTCTATCGCCCGCTGCTGTTCAGCTCCCTGGACGAGCAGGTCGCCCAGGCCAAGGGAGTGCCGATAGGCGTGATGAACGTGCTGTTCATGGCCATCATGGCCGGCGTCATCACCATCGCGGTGCCCGCGGTAGGCACGCTGCTCATTTTCGCGCTGGTGGTGACCCCCGCCGCCACGGCGAACATCCTCACCAGTACGCCGTTGCGTTCGATGGTGCTTTCCAGCCTGCTGTGCCTGATCTCGATCTGGGGTGGGTTGGTGGTCTCGGCCATGATGCCCACTCCCCCAAGCTTCGTCATCGTCACCATTTCCACGCTGTTCTGGCTGCTCGCCAAAGGCGTGGAGGCGTTGCGCCGCCGCTGA
- a CDS encoding bifunctional methylenetetrahydrofolate dehydrogenase/methenyltetrahydrofolate cyclohydrolase, with the protein MADVQRTPLRLDGKAAAAAIKQDLRGRVERLRAQGVKPGLGTILVGNDVGSHKYVAGKHKDCAEVGIASIAVELPETAGEQEIIDAVERLNADPQCTGYIVQLPLPEGVDSNAVIAHVDPAKDADGMHPVNLGELVAHIDGGNPAPQPCTPRGIITLLKHYDIDLNGKDVCVIGRGITVGRTIGLMLTSKDVNATVTLCHTGTKDIGEHMRASDVVIAAVGRAGFVRPEDIKPGAVLVDVGVSRVYDEQAGRYRVRGDIDKACYALSSAYTPNPGGVGPMTRAMLLANVVEMAERKLH; encoded by the coding sequence ATGGCAGATGTGCAACGGACTCCTCTCAGATTGGACGGGAAGGCCGCGGCCGCGGCCATCAAACAGGATCTGCGCGGGCGTGTGGAAAGGCTCAGGGCCCAAGGCGTGAAGCCGGGCTTGGGTACCATCCTTGTCGGCAACGACGTCGGTTCGCACAAATACGTGGCGGGCAAACACAAGGATTGCGCCGAGGTCGGCATCGCCTCCATCGCGGTTGAGCTGCCCGAGACCGCCGGCGAGCAGGAAATCATCGACGCCGTCGAGCGGCTCAACGCCGACCCTCAATGCACCGGGTACATCGTGCAGTTGCCGCTGCCCGAAGGCGTCGATTCCAACGCGGTCATCGCCCACGTCGACCCGGCCAAGGATGCCGATGGCATGCACCCGGTCAATCTGGGTGAACTCGTGGCGCATATCGACGGCGGCAACCCCGCGCCGCAGCCCTGCACGCCGCGTGGCATCATCACGCTTCTGAAGCATTACGACATCGATCTGAACGGGAAGGATGTCTGCGTCATCGGCCGCGGCATCACTGTCGGCCGCACCATCGGCCTGATGCTCACGAGCAAAGATGTGAACGCGACCGTGACCCTTTGCCATACGGGAACCAAGGATATCGGCGAGCATATGCGTGCGTCCGATGTAGTCATCGCCGCCGTCGGCCGCGCCGGATTCGTGCGGCCCGAGGATATCAAGCCGGGGGCGGTGCTTGTCGACGTCGGCGTCTCGCGCGTCTATGACGAGCAGGCAGGACGTTACCGCGTGCGCGGTGACATCGACAAGGCCTGTTACGCCTTGAGTTCCGCATACACGCCGAACCCCGGGGGAGTAGGGCCGATGACCCGTGCGATGCTCCTGGCGAACGTCGTGGAGATGGCCGAGCGCAAGCTTCATTGA
- a CDS encoding response regulator transcription factor yields MLNTSAHQKTPRTILVVEDEPDLATAIAQRITANGWTARVAGDGASAVRAASQIKPDLVIMDIMLPVMDGIEATKRIIAERPVPVLMLTARDSEADKVMGLSAGADDYMTKPFSPRELIARCEALLRRVERATLIAKNNENEKVLDFGTLIIDPRQRIVTQNGKQVHLTPTEFDLLATLARKPKSVFKREKLLEEVWDWPDASGTRTVDSHVKALRHKLGSDLIRTAHGVGYAFEPPEDGTVSTPAAQ; encoded by the coding sequence ATGCTCAACACTTCGGCACATCAGAAGACACCGCGCACCATCTTGGTGGTCGAGGACGAGCCTGATCTCGCCACGGCGATCGCCCAGCGCATCACTGCCAACGGATGGACCGCACGCGTGGCAGGAGACGGGGCGAGCGCCGTACGCGCCGCCAGCCAGATCAAGCCGGACCTGGTGATCATGGATATCATGCTGCCCGTCATGGATGGCATCGAAGCCACCAAACGCATCATCGCCGAACGCCCGGTGCCGGTGCTTATGCTCACCGCCCGCGATTCAGAGGCCGACAAGGTCATGGGACTTTCCGCCGGTGCCGATGACTACATGACCAAGCCGTTCTCCCCGCGCGAACTCATCGCCCGTTGCGAAGCCCTGTTGCGCCGTGTCGAGCGTGCCACCCTCATCGCCAAGAACAACGAGAACGAGAAGGTGCTCGACTTCGGCACGCTGATCATCGACCCGCGCCAGCGCATCGTCACCCAAAACGGCAAGCAGGTGCATCTCACCCCTACGGAATTCGACCTTCTGGCCACGCTGGCCCGCAAACCCAAGTCCGTCTTCAAGCGCGAGAAGCTGCTGGAAGAGGTGTGGGACTGGCCCGATGCCTCCGGCACCCGCACCGTCGACTCGCACGTCAAGGCTTTGCGCCACAAGCTCGGCAGCGATCTGATCCGCACCGCCCACGGCGTCGGCTATGCGTTCGAGCCGCCGGAAGACGGCACCGTCTCAACACCTGCCGCGCAGTGA
- a CDS encoding ATP-binding cassette domain-containing protein — protein MNAETKPESLQEAGTADDKPALVFRDAGIKRGERIIWQHGNFSIPSGSITAIVGTNGAGKTTMMKAELGLLPLFNGSLTVLGGPAGTTNHLIGYVPQNYAGDIESNLTAEQSVLLGLTGTRFGIHPVTRAQRARAREAMSFTGVDDKRHYRLSELSGGLRQRVAIAQALVSGPKLLMLDEPLANLDLAAQRETVHVLARLNHEMGMTIQVVAHDLNMLLPILDSAVYLLDGHPHYARMNEVLDADLLTHLYGTKVQVVTTPQGDMFVTPDPDEPEDITPDIHNPDEVAGFHRHHAENREQEAEL, from the coding sequence ATGAACGCAGAGACGAAACCCGAAAGCCTTCAGGAAGCCGGAACCGCAGACGACAAACCGGCGCTGGTCTTCCGCGACGCCGGCATCAAACGCGGCGAAAGAATCATCTGGCAACACGGCAATTTCTCGATTCCCTCAGGTTCCATCACCGCCATCGTCGGGACGAACGGCGCCGGCAAAACCACGATGATGAAGGCGGAACTCGGTCTTCTGCCGCTGTTCAACGGCAGTCTGACCGTACTTGGCGGGCCGGCGGGAACGACCAACCACCTGATCGGCTACGTGCCGCAAAACTATGCCGGCGACATCGAGTCGAACCTCACCGCCGAGCAATCCGTGCTGCTCGGGCTCACCGGAACGCGTTTCGGCATCCACCCCGTCACACGGGCGCAACGGGCACGGGCGCGCGAGGCCATGTCCTTCACCGGCGTGGACGATAAACGTCATTACCGGCTTTCCGAGCTGTCGGGAGGCCTGCGGCAACGCGTCGCCATCGCACAGGCTCTGGTGAGCGGTCCGAAACTGCTGATGCTCGATGAGCCGCTGGCCAATCTCGATCTTGCCGCCCAACGCGAGACGGTACATGTGCTGGCTCGACTCAACCATGAAATGGGCATGACCATTCAGGTGGTGGCTCATGACCTCAACATGCTGCTGCCGATTCTCGACAGCGCGGTCTATCTGCTGGACGGGCACCCGCATTACGCACGGATGAACGAGGTGCTGGACGCCGATCTGCTGACCCATCTCTACGGCACGAAAGTGCAAGTGGTCACCACCCCTCAGGGAGATATGTTCGTCACTCCGGACCCGGATGAACCGGAGGACATCACACCGGATATCCACAATCCTGACGAAGTCGCCGGGTTCCACCGTCATCACGCCGAAAACCGCGAGCAGGAGGCGGAGCTATGA
- a CDS encoding phosphoribosyltransferase family protein, protein MKTADLRIHDAFSAWCIAIRDLLLPRGCAGCDAPDEVLCPSCAALFRHAYSRQLPGKVGYCYGCSWYQGAVRHAILNWKDHGDEECDRIFAVLMADLTAKVLRRQGACAHGCALALVPAPSSPSSMHRRGRWQTLPLTRLMSRSLNVDGLCAVTKPVLKLEGVHGKSVQAAGAASRSRRIDGHVHVAQDLSGDDSLFVVVDDIVTTGATMGQCMSALTAAGARRVIGLALACTPNRSQ, encoded by the coding sequence ATGAAAACCGCCGACTTAAGAATTCATGATGCGTTCAGCGCCTGGTGCATCGCCATCCGTGATCTGCTCCTGCCGAGGGGCTGTGCCGGATGCGATGCGCCTGATGAGGTGCTTTGTCCTTCGTGCGCCGCCCTTTTCCGGCATGCCTATTCGAGGCAATTGCCGGGGAAAGTCGGATACTGCTATGGGTGCTCTTGGTATCAGGGAGCCGTTCGACATGCGATTCTCAACTGGAAAGACCACGGCGACGAGGAATGCGACCGTATCTTCGCTGTATTGATGGCTGATTTGACGGCAAAGGTGCTGCGACGGCAAGGGGCTTGCGCCCATGGCTGTGCCCTTGCGTTGGTTCCGGCACCTTCGTCGCCTTCTTCGATGCATCGGCGTGGACGATGGCAGACGTTGCCGCTTACCAGGTTGATGTCGCGAAGCCTGAACGTCGACGGGCTTTGCGCTGTCACGAAACCGGTGTTGAAGCTTGAAGGCGTGCATGGCAAATCGGTGCAGGCGGCAGGGGCCGCGTCGCGTTCGCGAAGAATCGACGGGCATGTGCATGTTGCCCAAGATTTGAGCGGTGATGATTCGTTGTTCGTGGTTGTCGACGATATCGTCACGACAGGCGCCACCATGGGCCAGTGCATGTCGGCGTTGACGGCGGCGGGGGCCAGGAGAGTCATCGGGCTTGCGCTGGCCTGTACGCCGAACCGCTCGCAATGA
- the umuD gene encoding translesion error-prone DNA polymerase V autoproteolytic subunit → MTTTSCRLTCGDPGQDCRVTRVFRSTLAPTPIPIALEAVHAGFPSVAQDYFAGDFSFDEHIIRNPDTTYIITVAGDSMEGAGIWDGDLLVVDRSLEPQVDDVVVAVLDGELTVKRLLMRGSTPILHPENPRYPDFSPQNAEELVIWGVVTGNFHIQSRSSRFGSALPGITRPGMSNASAYHSGATEKANGTTGLASRSPGWSGGATIYPFPQRGN, encoded by the coding sequence ATGACCACGACATCATGCAGATTGACATGCGGCGACCCTGGGCAGGATTGCAGGGTCACCCGAGTTTTTCGTTCGACGCTTGCGCCGACACCCATCCCCATCGCCCTCGAAGCGGTGCACGCAGGGTTTCCGTCGGTCGCGCAGGATTATTTTGCAGGTGATTTCAGCTTCGACGAACACATCATCCGCAACCCTGACACCACCTACATCATCACCGTCGCCGGTGACTCCATGGAGGGCGCCGGCATCTGGGATGGCGACCTTCTGGTGGTCGATCGCTCGCTTGAACCGCAGGTCGATGACGTGGTGGTGGCCGTGCTTGACGGCGAACTGACCGTCAAACGCCTTCTTATGCGCGGATCGACGCCAATCTTGCATCCCGAGAACCCTCGTTACCCTGATTTCTCGCCCCAAAACGCCGAGGAACTGGTGATATGGGGTGTGGTCACCGGCAATTTCCACATCCAAAGCCGTTCCAGCCGGTTCGGCTCTGCCCTGCCGGGCATCACCCGTCCCGGCATGTCCAATGCATCCGCATACCATTCCGGTGCCACCGAGAAGGCGAACGGAACCACCGGGCTCGCTTCGCGCAGCCCGGGTTGGTCGGGCGGCGCCACCATCTACCCCTTCCCCCAACGCGGCAACTAG
- a CDS encoding CarD family transcriptional regulator has product MDYKVGDVVVYPRHGAAKVTNFEKRTVKGVTRDYLQLSVLSSDGLVIEVPVENAKKVGIRNIVDGKEVAKVFEILRTPIVDNEKMNWSRRYKLNVEKIATGEVNKIAEVVRDLAQRDVDEHGLSAGEKRMLTRARNILTSEIALSEHIDEDEAQHLLDVNLGYAEPTPEDAKHHSQAPEEPANKTLARVEAENKDAKGSKKKK; this is encoded by the coding sequence ATGGATTACAAGGTTGGGGATGTCGTCGTTTATCCGCGTCACGGCGCGGCGAAGGTGACAAACTTCGAGAAGCGTACGGTAAAGGGCGTTACGCGCGATTATCTACAGCTTTCAGTGCTTTCCAGCGATGGTCTGGTCATCGAGGTGCCGGTTGAGAACGCCAAGAAGGTGGGCATCCGCAATATCGTCGACGGCAAGGAGGTCGCGAAGGTCTTCGAGATCCTGCGTACCCCGATCGTCGACAACGAGAAGATGAACTGGTCACGGCGCTATAAGCTCAACGTCGAGAAGATCGCCACCGGCGAGGTCAACAAAATCGCCGAGGTCGTACGCGATCTGGCTCAGCGCGACGTCGACGAGCACGGGCTTTCCGCAGGCGAGAAGCGCATGCTGACCCGCGCCCGCAACATCCTCACCTCGGAGATCGCGCTTTCCGAGCATATCGACGAGGATGAGGCGCAGCACCTGCTCGACGTCAATCTGGGATATGCCGAGCCCACGCCCGAAGATGCCAAGCACCATTCCCAGGCGCCTGAGGAGCCGGCGAACAAGACGCTGGCCAGGGTCGAGGCCGAAAACAAGGACGCCAAGGGTTCCAAGAAAAAGAAGTAG
- a CDS encoding Y-family DNA polymerase, whose product MSESFQVLADANSFFASCERVFDPRLADKPVVVLSNNDGCVVARSAEAKRLGVKEGTPWFSIREEAQQAGVVARSSNYELYASLSARMMSVMSRFMPGQEIYSIDECFLSPSTDASQTMQISRSMRKAVLQGVGIPVSVGIAPTKTLAKVANHWAKQHPESGGVSLWRDIEAQYGDAALASIPVSDVWGVGRRLTRKLQAMGIVTALDLQRQDPVSIRHRFSILLERTVLELNGIPCIVGDASANDGKRKSEILCSRMFSKPVTDMAQLNQALSVYAQKACRRLRRQSSLCSCVAAFCATSPFGPENSYQSFHATTTLRDPSDDPLVISKAACEAMRGRADPHARYIRAGVLLLGLQDAKDFTTLHGFEARRDDHNLGGVIDEANRKFGTARVGIGYGGIRGKGRCDEDTGASWTMRREMLSPRATTRWDEMAIAHAN is encoded by the coding sequence ATGAGCGAGTCATTTCAAGTGCTGGCTGACGCCAACAGCTTCTTCGCCTCCTGCGAGCGCGTTTTCGATCCGCGACTGGCCGACAAACCCGTCGTCGTGCTCTCCAACAACGACGGATGCGTGGTGGCCCGCAGCGCGGAGGCGAAACGGCTGGGCGTCAAGGAGGGAACGCCGTGGTTCAGCATCCGCGAAGAGGCACAACAGGCAGGCGTGGTCGCGCGCAGCTCGAACTACGAGTTGTACGCCAGCCTGTCGGCACGGATGATGTCGGTGATGAGCAGGTTCATGCCAGGTCAGGAAATCTATTCCATCGACGAATGCTTCCTCTCTCCTTCAACCGACGCCTCGCAGACCATGCAAATCTCCAGGTCCATGCGCAAAGCCGTATTACAAGGAGTCGGCATACCGGTGAGCGTCGGCATCGCTCCGACCAAAACATTGGCCAAGGTCGCCAACCATTGGGCCAAACAGCATCCGGAAAGCGGCGGTGTGAGCCTGTGGCGCGACATCGAAGCACAATACGGCGATGCGGCTCTCGCTTCCATACCGGTCAGCGATGTATGGGGCGTGGGCAGGCGACTCACACGCAAGCTGCAGGCCATGGGCATCGTCACCGCGCTCGATCTGCAGCGCCAAGACCCGGTATCCATCAGGCACCGCTTCTCGATTCTCCTGGAACGCACCGTGTTGGAGTTGAACGGTATTCCCTGCATCGTCGGCGACGCCAGCGCCAACGACGGCAAACGCAAGTCCGAGATACTGTGTTCGCGCATGTTTTCGAAACCCGTCACCGACATGGCTCAACTGAATCAGGCCCTGAGCGTCTACGCGCAGAAGGCGTGCCGCAGGCTGCGCCGCCAATCAAGCCTGTGCTCTTGTGTTGCCGCATTCTGCGCCACCAGCCCGTTCGGGCCTGAAAACAGCTATCAGTCCTTTCATGCGACAACCACCTTGCGCGACCCCAGCGACGACCCGCTGGTCATCTCCAAGGCCGCATGCGAGGCCATGCGTGGCAGAGCCGACCCGCATGCCCGCTATATCAGGGCCGGGGTGCTGTTGCTCGGCCTGCAGGACGCCAAAGACTTCACCACCTTGCATGGATTTGAAGCCAGGCGCGACGACCACAATCTGGGAGGTGTAATCGATGAGGCCAACAGAAAATTCGGCACAGCCCGGGTCGGCATCGGCTATGGCGGTATCCGCGGAAAAGGACGCTGCGATGAAGACACCGGGGCTTCATGGACCATGAGACGTGAAATGCTCTCCCCGCGAGCCACCACACGCTGGGATGAGATGGCCATAGCCCATGCCAATTAG
- a CDS encoding zinc ABC transporter substrate-binding protein: protein MAFVGSLCLVFGLAACGGGNDSQPPSKTNDSSKQASGPIKVVASINQWGSLARQIGGSDVKVTSIVNTVSVDAHDFEPQTADMAKLQGAEIVVVNGAGYDNWASKSIVKGTTSVSAATAVGASTGDNPHLWFSKDARKAMATELEDAFAKARPAKAKQFQARLKTWKASETKLEETMKTFSRKYKDATYGATEPVAYYLMDDLGFTDKTPKGYTQAVGSEGEPAPSDLQKFQHLISGRDVNLLINNTQEASNTTNLLTGTAGRTEVPVVDVSEQMPQSETTLTGWITALTKSIDKAMADFKASVAGHEKVNTGNSGSNSNDSGQSGNGTDSSQQTPAAPGTSNGSVPSNAGQTDPGK, encoded by the coding sequence ATGGCCTTCGTAGGCTCTCTTTGCCTGGTTTTCGGCCTTGCGGCCTGCGGCGGCGGCAATGACTCCCAGCCGCCAAGCAAGACGAACGACAGCTCCAAGCAGGCAAGCGGACCGATCAAGGTGGTGGCCTCCATCAACCAGTGGGGCTCGCTGGCCAGGCAAATCGGCGGATCGGACGTCAAGGTGACCTCGATCGTCAACACCGTCTCGGTCGATGCCCATGATTTCGAACCGCAGACCGCCGATATGGCGAAACTGCAAGGCGCCGAAATAGTGGTCGTGAACGGCGCGGGATACGACAATTGGGCCAGCAAATCCATCGTCAAGGGCACCACCAGCGTTTCGGCGGCCACAGCGGTCGGGGCAAGCACCGGGGACAACCCGCACCTCTGGTTCTCCAAGGACGCACGCAAGGCGATGGCGACGGAACTCGAGGATGCCTTCGCCAAGGCGCGGCCCGCAAAAGCCAAGCAATTCCAGGCCCGTCTGAAGACCTGGAAGGCGAGTGAGACCAAGCTCGAAGAAACGATGAAGACATTCTCGCGCAAGTACAAGGACGCCACCTACGGCGCCACGGAACCGGTCGCCTATTACCTGATGGACGACCTCGGATTCACCGACAAGACCCCGAAAGGCTATACGCAGGCCGTCGGGAGCGAAGGCGAGCCTGCGCCGAGCGACTTGCAGAAGTTCCAGCATCTGATCTCCGGGCGCGACGTCAACCTGCTCATCAACAACACGCAGGAGGCGAGCAATACCACCAATCTCCTGACCGGAACGGCCGGACGCACCGAAGTGCCCGTCGTCGATGTCAGTGAACAGATGCCGCAATCCGAGACCACGCTTACCGGCTGGATTACGGCGCTGACGAAAAGCATCGACAAGGCCATGGCTGATTTCAAAGCGAGCGTTGCCGGCCATGAGAAGGTGAACACCGGCAACAGCGGCAGCAACAGCAACGACTCCGGGCAGTCCGGCAATGGAACGGATTCCAGCCAGCAGACGCCTGCGGCCCCGGGCACGAGCAACGGTTCGGTACCTTCGAATGCAGGACAGACCGACCCCGGCAAGTAA
- a CDS encoding HAMP domain-containing sensor histidine kinase, translating to MNNHTHQPGKKILDNERPIGFFSSLKMELSIIIVVATAIAFVMAWFLLKVGLSGWIAMPLTLVVALGITYFFSRGLTSPLRQMRDAARAMSEGDYTVRVHVSDQSNDEVGQLARSFNEMAEELQHADQMRRDMIANVSHELRTPVSALQAMLENLADGVVDPTPANLEGILNQTHRLSDLIAFLLDLSRMEAGAASLNIEQFNFADFIEETLEPLEIADAGHAHDVDVHVPDSIEIEGDQDRLRQLFTNIISNAFKHSPDNTTVLVEAHEDKIHGTVITNVVNFGSQIPPEARADIFRRFVKGKSGPGTESGGTGLGLSIARWAAQLHGGNVKVVDDNRGTDFEITLPKFHIAADEPTGKTTL from the coding sequence ATGAACAACCATACCCATCAGCCCGGCAAGAAAATATTGGACAACGAGCGTCCGATAGGATTCTTCTCATCACTGAAAATGGAGCTGAGCATCATCATCGTCGTCGCCACCGCCATCGCGTTCGTCATGGCGTGGTTCCTGCTGAAAGTGGGGCTGAGCGGTTGGATCGCCATGCCGCTCACCCTCGTGGTGGCACTTGGCATCACCTACTTCTTCTCGCGCGGACTCACCTCCCCCTTGCGCCAGATGCGCGATGCCGCAAGGGCAATGAGCGAAGGCGATTATACGGTGCGCGTGCACGTCAGCGACCAAAGCAACGACGAAGTGGGGCAGCTCGCCCGTTCGTTCAACGAGATGGCCGAGGAACTGCAGCACGCCGACCAGATGCGGCGTGACATGATCGCCAACGTCTCCCATGAATTGCGCACTCCCGTCTCGGCCCTGCAGGCGATGCTTGAGAACCTCGCCGACGGCGTGGTGGACCCCACCCCGGCCAACCTCGAAGGCATTTTGAACCAGACCCACCGGCTTTCCGATCTCATCGCCTTCCTGCTTGACCTCTCGCGCATGGAGGCCGGAGCGGCGAGCCTCAACATCGAGCAGTTCAACTTCGCCGACTTCATCGAAGAGACGCTGGAACCGCTGGAAATCGCCGATGCCGGCCACGCCCACGACGTCGATGTGCACGTGCCGGATTCCATCGAGATCGAAGGCGACCAGGACAGGCTGCGCCAGCTTTTCACCAATATCATCTCCAACGCCTTCAAACATTCGCCAGACAACACCACGGTGCTCGTCGAGGCCCACGAAGACAAGATCCACGGCACGGTGATCACCAACGTCGTCAATTTCGGCTCGCAGATTCCACCGGAAGCGCGTGCGGACATCTTCCGCCGCTTCGTCAAGGGCAAGTCGGGCCCGGGCACCGAATCCGGCGGCACCGGCCTCGGACTCTCCATCGCCCGTTGGGCGGCACAGCTGCACGGCGGCAACGTCAAGGTCGTCGACGACAACCGCGGCACCGATTTCGAGATCACCCTGCCGAAATTCCATATCGCCGCCGACGAACCAACAGGGAAAACAACGCTCTGA